Proteins encoded in a region of the Eschrichtius robustus isolate mEscRob2 chromosome 16, mEscRob2.pri, whole genome shotgun sequence genome:
- the NUDT1 gene encoding oxidized purine nucleoside triphosphate hydrolase, translating into MRASRLYTLVLVLQPQRVLLGMKKRGFGAGRWNGFGGKVQEGETVEDGAKRELQEESGLTVDALQKVGQIVFEFVGDPELMHVHIFCTDSVHGTPVESDEMRPQWFQLDQIPFADMWPDDSYWFPLLLQKKKFHGYFKFQNHDTILDHKLREVDTV; encoded by the exons ATGCGTGCCTCGAGGCTCTACACCTTGGTACTCGTGCTGCAGCCTCAGCGAGTCCTCCTGGGCATGAAGAAACGAGGCTTCGGGGCCGGCCGGTGGAACGGCTTCGGAGGCAAAGTTCAAGAAGGAGAGACCGTCGAGGATGGAGCCAAGag GGAGCTGCAGGAAGAGAGCGGTCTGACCGTGGACGCGCTGCAGAAGGTGGGCCAGATCGTGTTTGAGTTCGTGGGCGACCCCGAGCTGATGCACGTGCACATCTTCTGCACAGACAGTGTCCACGGGACACCAGTGGAGAGCGACG AAATGCGCCCCCAGTGGTTCCAACTGGACCAGATCCCCTTCGCTGACATGTGGCCCGATGACAGCTACTGGTTTCCCCTCCTGCTTCAGAAGAAGAAGTTCCACGGCTACTTCAAGTTCCAGAATCACGACACCATCCTGGACCACAAGCTCCGCGAGGTGGACACTGTCTAG